From the genome of Populus alba chromosome 10, ASM523922v2, whole genome shotgun sequence, one region includes:
- the LOC118047784 gene encoding uncharacterized protein: MNDSHSSSSDSASKAAIDQNVGRSRRNGNGDQTLATDIPRQWHDIFWSGVFLFHLMGLALALAVLGLDRFKKSDRFNFDRYTTNTTGTVGNNHGLTEDYWPMYGLGGGVGTVLGWAWLLLLGFQANHMMKISVHILTTYLAVVSVLCFWSEHFLWGVTFAIGAALQFLYVISVIDRLPFTMLVLQKAVKMVWSLPEVMRVSYAFMLVMLLWMGLWSFGAAGVVASNINLNGRWWLLVVLSLSLFWTGAVLCNTVHVIVSGMVFLVLIHGGREAASMPPNSLTKSLRYSVTKSFGSICYGSLFTAAIRTLRWEIRGLRSKIGKNECLLCCVDFLFHLVETLVRFFNKYAYVQIAVHGKSFNRSARDAWELFQSTGVEAIIAYDCSGAVLLMVTLLGGLITGTCSGVWTHIKWDGDRVTMVGSTAMLMGMVLVGLAMVVVESAVTSIYICYAEDPLLIHRWDAEFFIQLSEALHQRLQHRSSRAREVLTQNRLSVGIQENVPL, from the exons ATGAACGACTCTCATAGTTCCTCCTCCGATTCCGCCTCCAAGGCTGCCATCGATCAG AATGTAGGGAGGAGTCGAAGAAATGGGAATGGTGATCAAACACTGGCGACCGATATACCACGCCAATGGCATGATATTTTCTGGTCAGGagtctttttgtttcatttgatGGGATTAGCACTTGCACTTGCAGTTCTTGGGCTCGATAGGTTTAAGAAATCAGATAGGTTTAATTTCGATAGATACACTACTAACACAACTGGCACCGTGGGAAATAATCATGGACTCACGGAAGATTATTGGCCAATGTATGGTCTTGGTGGTGGAGTTGGGACTGTACTTGGATGGGCTTGGTTGTTGTTGCTTGGTTTTCAGGCGAATCATATGATGAAGATCTCGGTGCATATTTTGACTACTTATCTTGCTGTGGTTAGTGTTTTGTGTTTCTGGAGCGAGCATTTTTTATGGGGTGTCACGTTTGCAATTGGTGCTGCTTTGCAGTTTTTATATGTCATATCTGTTATAGACAG ACTCCCATTTACCATGCTGGTGCTTCAAAAAGCCGTGAAAATGGTATGGAGCCTTCCTGAAGTTATGAGAGTTTCATATGCATTCATGCTAGTCATGCTTTTGTGGATGGGATTGTGGTCTTTTGGGGCAGCTGGTGTTGTGGCTTCAAACATCAATCTCAATGGGCGCTGGTGGCTTCTTGTG GTTTTGTCACTAAGCTTATTTTGGACGGGTGCGGTCCTCTGTAATACTGTACATGTTATAGTGTCTGGGATGGTGTTCCTTGTTCTTATTCATGGTGGCCGAGAAGCAGCATCAATGCCTCCCAACTCTTTGACGAAGTCTCTGAGATATTCTGTGACGAAATCTTTTGGCAGCATTTGCTATGGATCACTCTTTACTGCTGCAATTAGGACACTGCGGTGGGAG ATCAGGGGATTGCGGTCAAAGATAGGCAAGAATGAGTGCTTGCTTTGCTGTGTTGATTTTCTATTTCATCTCGTGGAGACTCTTGTCCGCTTTTTCAACAAGTATGCATACGTCCAG ATAGCTGTTCATGGGAAAAGTTTTAACCGTTCAGCTAGGGATGCCTGGGAATTGTTTCAATCAACTGGAGTTGAAGCAATCATCGCCTACGATTGTTCAGGTGCAGTTCTACTGATGGTAACACTTTTGGGTGGGCTCATCACAGGGACTTGCTCAGGTGTTTGGACTCATATTAAATGGGATGGTGATAGAGTGACCATGGTGGGATCCACTGCAATGTTGATGGGAATGGTCTTG GTTGGACTAGCTATGGTGGTTGTTGAGAGTGCTGTTACATCCATATATATCTGTTACGCAGAAGATCCCCTGTTAATACATAGATGGGATGCTGAATTCTTCATCCAATTGTCAGAGGCACTACACCAGCGTCTTCAACATAGAAGTTCCCGGGCAAGGGAAGTATTGACCCAGAATCGATTGAGTGTTGGCATACAGGAAAATGTCCCTCTCTGA